One window of Sinorhizobium numidicum genomic DNA carries:
- a CDS encoding Crp/Fnr family transcriptional regulator, translating to MIAIMSEQIIAYLLPRAVTHRSFEKNEHLFHRGDPVRTMFVVTDGCANLIRYQEDGSPAVLQRSTPGTVLAEASLFSEHYHCDAVAATATEVMAVPVSEIRRLLNQDHVFALEWARHLSRELQSARKRAEIISLRTVGARLDAWLTWNDGDLPPKGEWRRLAEEIGVSPEALYREISKRRGLVRLRDP from the coding sequence ATGATAGCTATCATGTCGGAGCAAATTATCGCCTACCTTCTGCCGCGGGCCGTCACGCACAGGTCATTTGAAAAGAACGAGCACCTATTCCACCGAGGTGATCCGGTGCGCACCATGTTCGTCGTGACCGATGGATGCGCGAACCTCATCCGCTATCAGGAAGACGGGAGCCCCGCTGTCTTGCAACGCTCGACGCCGGGCACGGTTTTGGCCGAGGCCTCTTTGTTTTCGGAGCATTACCACTGTGATGCCGTCGCCGCGACAGCGACGGAAGTCATGGCGGTCCCGGTGAGCGAAATTCGGCGGCTCCTGAACCAGGACCATGTCTTTGCCTTGGAGTGGGCAAGGCACCTTTCGCGGGAGCTGCAGAGCGCAAGGAAGCGTGCCGAGATCATATCCTTGCGAACGGTCGGAGCCCGTCTGGACGCTTGGCTGACGTGGAACGATGGTGATCTCCCGCCAAAGGGCGAATGGCGAAGGCTGGCAGAAGAAATAGGTGTGTCGCCGGAAGCACTATACCGGGAGATTTCCAAACGCCGTGGCTTAGTTCGGCTGCGGGACCCATAA
- a CDS encoding Spy/CpxP family protein refolding chaperone, producing MKPLLLALLAALLPLPAIAEGEHVHASPYVGQELREIKSLSAEDVSELEKGGGWGLAKAAELNGMPGPSHVLKMKRELDLTTDQEASTQRIFAKMRDDAAGEGKRLIAAEMALEADFRERSIDEDSLRARLRQIEASRATLRYIHLVAHLQMMRILNEDQVKRYNELRGYRR from the coding sequence ATGAAACCGCTGTTGCTCGCGCTCCTTGCCGCGCTTCTGCCCTTGCCCGCTATAGCGGAGGGAGAACACGTCCACGCTTCGCCCTATGTCGGACAGGAGCTCCGCGAAATCAAAAGCCTGTCGGCGGAGGATGTCTCTGAACTCGAAAAAGGAGGAGGGTGGGGATTGGCGAAGGCGGCCGAGCTGAACGGCATGCCGGGACCCTCGCATGTTCTGAAGATGAAGCGTGAGCTTGACTTGACCACGGACCAGGAGGCCTCGACGCAGCGCATTTTCGCAAAGATGCGAGACGACGCCGCCGGCGAGGGGAAACGGTTGATTGCAGCGGAGATGGCGTTAGAGGCCGACTTCCGGGAACGTTCAATCGACGAGGACAGCCTTCGAGCGCGACTTCGCCAGATTGAAGCGAGCCGGGCGACCCTTCGATACATTCATCTGGTTGCCCATCTGCAGATGATGCGGATTCTAAACGAGGATCAGGTCAAGCGGTACAACGAACTGCGCGGATACAGGCGCTGA
- a CDS encoding heavy-metal-associated domain-containing protein produces the protein MYHLNVPDMTCGHCVSAVEKAVKAVDPNAKVAVNLEAKTASIDSEVGADAFIAAIEDAGYQASFRTSCCSHVA, from the coding sequence ATGTATCATCTCAACGTACCCGACATGACTTGCGGGCACTGCGTCAGCGCGGTGGAAAAGGCAGTAAAAGCAGTCGATCCTAATGCGAAGGTCGCCGTCAATCTTGAGGCGAAAACCGCGTCCATCGACTCTGAGGTCGGCGCCGATGCGTTCATTGCCGCGATTGAAGACGCCGGTTACCAGGCGTCATTCAGGACGTCCTGCTGCAGCCACGTCGCCTGA
- a CDS encoding FixH family protein — MTSYFFNRRILGSAIFLASTVTSFAAATDYEFRLIQPEIAQGPEATVAVRLIDKRTERTVPDAVIFTTRLDMAPEGMEAMTTSVEAMPSTEPGVYVFKTNLSMGGGWRFKLAAKVQGETDTVQGELVLQAKP; from the coding sequence ATGACAAGCTATTTTTTCAACAGACGAATTCTCGGTTCGGCCATCTTTCTGGCCTCAACAGTCACATCCTTCGCGGCCGCCACGGATTATGAGTTCCGACTCATTCAGCCCGAGATCGCCCAGGGACCGGAAGCGACCGTCGCCGTCCGCCTGATCGACAAGAGAACGGAAAGAACCGTGCCGGATGCCGTGATCTTCACCACACGGCTGGATATGGCACCGGAAGGCATGGAGGCGATGACCACCTCGGTCGAGGCCATGCCGTCGACTGAACCCGGCGTCTACGTCTTCAAGACGAACCTCAGCATGGGGGGCGGCTGGCGCTTCAAGCTGGCGGCCAAGGTCCAGGGCGAGACCGATACGGTGCAGGGCGAACTCGTTTTGCAGGCGAAGCCGTGA
- a CDS encoding efflux RND transporter periplasmic adaptor subunit encodes MKTFKFLFLVSSLAVAGGGGYVAGTRGLATNFDQLFSGRALGETVPPAPMPTGKVIYYRHPDGTPEYSATPRETPDGRAFVAVRQSEDVSFEPVKPASEEAQAAPATGERKILYYRNPMGLPDTSKVPKKDSMGMDYIPVYEGNEADGSVVKVSLGKLQRTGVKTATAERTVVARKVRVPGTIAFDERLVRIVSMRADAFIEGVADVTTGDRVRKGGGLFHFYSKEIAKAGAEYATELRAGGKPGLDVGGALQLRNLGVPEETIRAMAKDRAVPKSVPYLSPSDGVVLERNATTGMMAEAGDVLFRIADTSRIWVIADVPEYDAAAIRKGAAATVRVRNLPGRPFKATVDLIYPEIQAQTRTTRVRIELPNAEGLFLANMYVEVEVASGDPAPVVAVPNSAVIDTGDRQIVFVDKGEGRFEPRDVALGARGDDRTEITKGIEAGEKIVVSANFLLDAESNLNAALNALTASEAQP; translated from the coding sequence GTGAAGACGTTCAAGTTCCTGTTCCTCGTCAGCTCCCTCGCCGTCGCTGGCGGGGGAGGCTACGTGGCCGGCACGCGCGGCCTCGCCACCAATTTCGACCAGCTTTTCTCCGGGCGGGCGCTCGGGGAGACCGTTCCGCCTGCGCCGATGCCAACGGGCAAGGTCATCTACTACCGCCACCCGGACGGAACGCCGGAGTATTCGGCGACGCCGAGGGAGACTCCGGACGGGCGTGCCTTCGTCGCCGTGCGGCAAAGCGAGGACGTCAGCTTCGAGCCCGTGAAGCCAGCCTCCGAGGAGGCGCAAGCCGCTCCGGCCACGGGCGAGCGGAAGATACTCTATTATCGCAATCCCATGGGCCTGCCGGACACCTCGAAGGTGCCGAAGAAGGACTCGATGGGCATGGACTACATCCCGGTCTACGAGGGCAATGAAGCAGACGGTTCCGTGGTCAAGGTATCCTTGGGCAAGCTACAGCGGACCGGGGTGAAGACGGCCACGGCGGAGCGAACCGTTGTCGCCCGCAAGGTTCGCGTGCCCGGCACGATCGCATTTGACGAGCGGTTGGTGCGGATCGTCTCGATGCGGGCCGACGCCTTCATCGAAGGCGTCGCCGACGTCACGACCGGCGATCGGGTGAGGAAGGGGGGCGGCCTCTTCCATTTCTATTCGAAGGAGATCGCCAAAGCCGGAGCGGAATACGCCACCGAGCTGCGCGCCGGCGGCAAGCCGGGCCTCGACGTCGGCGGCGCGCTGCAACTGCGCAATCTCGGTGTACCGGAAGAGACGATCAGGGCAATGGCAAAGGACCGGGCGGTACCAAAGAGCGTCCCCTACCTCTCGCCGAGCGACGGCGTCGTCCTCGAACGCAACGCGACCACCGGCATGATGGCGGAAGCAGGCGATGTCCTCTTCCGTATCGCCGACACCTCGAGAATATGGGTGATCGCGGACGTCCCCGAATACGACGCCGCGGCCATCCGGAAAGGCGCTGCCGCAACCGTCAGGGTGCGAAACCTCCCCGGCAGGCCCTTTAAGGCCACAGTCGACCTGATCTATCCCGAGATCCAGGCGCAGACCCGGACGACCAGAGTGCGGATCGAGCTTCCCAACGCGGAGGGACTGTTTCTTGCCAACATGTACGTCGAGGTCGAGGTCGCTTCGGGCGACCCGGCTCCCGTCGTCGCCGTGCCGAACAGCGCGGTGATCGATACTGGCGACCGCCAGATTGTGTTCGTTGACAAGGGCGAAGGCCGTTTCGAACCGCGCGACGTTGCTCTCGGAGCGCGCGGCGATGACCGGACGGAGATCACGAAGGGGATCGAAGCCGGCGAGAAGATCGTGGTCTCGGCGAACTTTCTGCTCGACGCCGAAAGCAACCTCAACGCGGCGCTGAATGCGCTGACCGCGAGCGAGGCGCAGCCATGA
- a CDS encoding efflux RND transporter permease subunit: MISNVIAWSARNLVLIVVGAALSIAAGVYSLRTLPLDAIPDLSDVQVIVFTDYPGQAPQVVEDQVTYPLTTSMLTVPRSRVVRGFSFFGVSFVYVIFEDGTDPYWARSRVLEYLNAASSRLPEGVSPSLGPDATGVGWVYQYALVAKELSLAEIRSLQDWIVRFAVSKSEGVAEVASVGGFVKQYSIVVDPTRLKAQNVTLKQIADAVRASNRDVGGRTVEISEFEFMVRGRGYLEGIKDIENIVLMTGGGTPLRLGDVARVEAVPDERRGITELNGEGEVAGGIVLQRVGENALNVIDSAKKSLAAIGDSLPAGTEVLPVYDRSELIEAAIETLKGTLIEESVIVALVTIAFLLHVRSALVAIIMLPIGILISFAAMRALGIGANIMSLGGIAIAIGAMIDAAIVMIENAHKHLERAPPDKSRTEVLIKAAGEVGPALFFSLLIITVSFLPIFTLESQEGRLFGPLAFTKTFAMAAAALLSVTLVPALMVVFVRGRIVPEHKNPLNRFLIWIYRPVIAGVLQAKTITILLAVAALAVAIWPARQIGSEFMPSLNEGTLMYMPTTLPGLSVTKAAELMQMQDRIIKSFPEVETVFGKAGRALTATDPAPTEMFETIITLKPKSGWRPGVTIDSLKQEMDAALQFPGVSNAWTMPIRARIDMLSTGIRTPVGVKVYGTDLKEMERIARDIEAVLKTIPGTSSAYAERVIGGYYLDIVPDRIALGRYGLSVDDVQDVIGMALGSEVVTSTVEGRERYGVAIRYPRAFRSDPQSIAREVNVALPGGGSVPLGAVADVKLARGATTIRTENGQLAVYIFVDIADRDIGGYVAEAREAVASSVSLPPGYSVAWSGQYEYLERAKARLAIVVPLTLALIFLLLYLNFKALTETLIVMLSLPFALVGGIWLMWWLGFNASVAVVVGFIALAGVAAETGVIMLIYLDQALRERRALCVAEKRAFTRDDLHESIMVGAVERVRPKMMTVVAIIAGLVPILWSTGTGSEIMQRIAVPMIGGMISSTVLTLAVIPAIYGLVKGWRLPARAGHFSAEAEPAALMEAAE; the protein is encoded by the coding sequence ATGATCTCGAACGTTATCGCCTGGTCTGCCCGCAACCTCGTCCTGATCGTCGTTGGAGCCGCACTCTCGATCGCTGCGGGCGTCTATTCCCTGCGCACGCTTCCTCTCGATGCCATCCCGGACCTGTCGGACGTGCAGGTCATCGTCTTCACCGACTATCCGGGGCAGGCCCCGCAGGTGGTCGAGGACCAGGTGACCTATCCGTTGACGACGTCGATGCTGACGGTACCGCGATCAAGGGTCGTCCGCGGCTTCTCGTTCTTCGGGGTCTCATTCGTCTACGTCATCTTCGAAGACGGTACCGATCCCTACTGGGCACGGAGCCGGGTGCTCGAATACCTGAATGCCGCGTCGAGCCGGCTGCCGGAGGGAGTATCCCCGAGCCTCGGCCCGGACGCCACTGGTGTGGGCTGGGTCTACCAGTATGCCCTTGTCGCGAAGGAACTCTCGCTCGCCGAAATCCGCTCGCTGCAGGACTGGATTGTCCGTTTCGCCGTTTCCAAGTCGGAGGGCGTGGCCGAGGTCGCGAGCGTCGGCGGCTTCGTCAAACAGTATTCAATCGTGGTGGACCCCACCCGACTGAAGGCACAGAACGTGACGCTGAAGCAGATCGCCGACGCGGTCCGGGCCAGCAACCGGGATGTCGGCGGGCGGACGGTCGAAATCTCCGAGTTCGAATTCATGGTGCGGGGCCGCGGCTATCTGGAGGGCATAAAGGACATCGAGAACATCGTCCTGATGACCGGGGGTGGGACTCCCCTCCGTCTCGGCGACGTCGCGCGGGTGGAGGCGGTTCCCGACGAGCGCCGCGGTATCACCGAACTGAATGGAGAAGGGGAGGTCGCGGGCGGCATCGTGCTCCAGCGGGTCGGGGAAAACGCTCTAAACGTAATCGACAGCGCCAAGAAGAGCCTGGCTGCGATCGGGGATAGCCTGCCCGCCGGCACGGAAGTCCTGCCGGTCTATGACCGCTCGGAACTGATCGAGGCCGCCATCGAGACGCTCAAGGGCACGCTGATAGAAGAGTCCGTCATCGTCGCCCTGGTGACGATCGCCTTCCTGCTGCATGTCCGCAGCGCGCTCGTCGCCATCATCATGCTTCCGATCGGCATTCTGATTTCCTTCGCTGCCATGCGTGCGCTGGGCATCGGAGCCAACATCATGAGCCTTGGCGGCATCGCCATCGCCATCGGGGCGATGATCGATGCGGCAATCGTTATGATCGAGAACGCCCACAAGCATCTGGAACGCGCGCCGCCTGACAAGTCTCGCACCGAGGTCCTGATCAAGGCAGCGGGCGAGGTCGGGCCTGCGCTCTTCTTCAGCCTGCTGATCATCACCGTATCGTTTCTGCCGATCTTCACGCTGGAATCACAGGAGGGGCGTCTGTTCGGACCGCTCGCCTTCACCAAGACCTTCGCCATGGCGGCGGCCGCCTTGCTGTCGGTAACGCTGGTGCCGGCGCTGATGGTCGTGTTCGTGCGCGGCCGGATCGTCCCCGAGCACAAAAATCCGCTCAATCGCTTCCTGATCTGGATCTACCGACCGGTCATCGCCGGAGTGCTCCAGGCGAAGACGATCACGATCTTGCTGGCGGTAGCGGCGCTCGCCGTGGCGATCTGGCCGGCCCGCCAGATCGGCAGCGAGTTCATGCCGAGCCTCAACGAAGGCACGCTCATGTACATGCCGACGACCTTGCCCGGCCTGTCGGTGACGAAGGCGGCCGAGCTGATGCAGATGCAGGACCGGATCATCAAGTCCTTCCCGGAGGTCGAGACGGTCTTCGGCAAGGCGGGAAGGGCACTCACCGCCACCGATCCCGCGCCGACGGAGATGTTCGAGACGATTATCACGCTGAAGCCGAAGTCCGGATGGCGGCCGGGCGTGACCATCGACAGCCTCAAGCAGGAGATGGATGCGGCGCTTCAATTTCCCGGCGTTTCCAACGCCTGGACCATGCCGATCCGTGCCCGCATAGACATGCTGTCGACGGGCATCCGCACGCCCGTCGGCGTCAAGGTCTACGGGACCGACCTCAAGGAAATGGAGCGGATCGCCCGCGACATCGAGGCCGTGCTGAAGACGATCCCGGGCACCTCCAGCGCTTATGCCGAGCGCGTGATCGGCGGCTACTATCTCGACATCGTCCCGGACCGGATAGCGCTCGGGCGTTACGGGCTCAGCGTCGACGATGTCCAGGACGTGATCGGCATGGCGCTCGGTTCAGAGGTGGTCACCTCGACGGTCGAGGGACGCGAGCGCTACGGCGTGGCCATCCGCTATCCACGCGCGTTCAGAAGCGATCCGCAATCGATCGCCCGCGAGGTCAATGTCGCGCTGCCGGGCGGCGGCTCGGTCCCCCTGGGTGCGGTCGCCGACGTGAAGCTGGCACGCGGTGCCACGACGATCCGGACCGAGAATGGCCAGCTTGCCGTCTACATCTTCGTCGACATCGCCGATCGCGATATCGGCGGATATGTCGCGGAGGCGCGAGAAGCCGTCGCCAGCAGCGTTTCGCTGCCGCCCGGCTACTCGGTCGCTTGGAGCGGCCAGTACGAATACCTGGAGCGGGCGAAGGCTCGTCTGGCGATCGTCGTGCCGCTGACGCTCGCCTTAATCTTCCTGCTGCTCTATCTGAACTTCAAGGCGTTGACGGAAACACTGATCGTCATGCTGTCGCTTCCCTTTGCGCTCGTTGGCGGCATCTGGCTGATGTGGTGGCTGGGCTTCAACGCCTCTGTGGCGGTGGTCGTGGGTTTCATCGCGCTCGCCGGTGTCGCTGCCGAGACGGGCGTGATCATGCTGATTTACCTCGACCAGGCGCTTAGGGAACGGCGTGCCTTGTGCGTGGCGGAAAAGCGCGCGTTCACGAGGGACGACCTCCATGAATCGATTATGGTCGGAGCGGTCGAGCGGGTGCGGCCGAAGATGATGACGGTGGTCGCGATCATCGCCGGGCTCGTGCCGATCCTCTGGAGCACGGGGACCGGATCGGAAATCATGCAGCGCATCGCCGTGCCGATGATCGGCGGCATGATCTCGTCGACCGTGCTCACGCTCGCCGTGATCCCGGCGATCTACGGGCTCGTCAAGGGCTGGCGGCTGCCGGCACGCGCCGGTCATTTCTCGGCGGAGGCTGAGCCAGCAGCCCTGATGGAGGCGGCTGAATGA
- a CDS encoding multicopper oxidase family protein, whose product MKRVSNRVVSRRGLLQAGGGLLLSAALPPFPARAISSDGYRIVAAPTRARLAGADQTETDVWAYNGTVPGSLVRLRQGKPVRLLVENRLDQETTVHWHGIRLSNTMDGVPGLTQSPIKPGESFVYEFTPPDAGTFWYHPHANSLEQLGRGLAGAVIVEEREPVAVDRDLLWLFSDWRLTDEGRIASGFGNRMEAAMSGRVGNTVTLNGRVSEAEPFRAGERVRLRLVNASLARIMALRFPGHRPVVIAIDGQPCDPHEPAAGRILLGPAMRVDLVFDLQGEPGERYDVIDDFYNGLSYRVTQLAYDQGTVRRHALDASLELPRNPLPEPDLASAARHTLTLQGGMMSMAGMSGMNGMMRGGMMGMGHGAVWAMNGLSMTGDGHAGMEPALTFERGRSVVLVLRNETAWWHPMHFHGHSLRVLSRNGKRVPHRQWQDTVLMAPKDVIEVAFVADNPGDWMLHCHVIDHQMAGMMTVLSVT is encoded by the coding sequence GTGAAGAGAGTATCCAACCGCGTTGTATCGCGCCGGGGTCTGCTCCAGGCTGGCGGAGGCCTTCTGCTGTCGGCTGCACTGCCGCCGTTTCCGGCACGGGCTATTTCCTCCGACGGTTACCGGATCGTCGCCGCGCCCACCCGCGCGCGACTTGCGGGTGCGGATCAGACCGAGACGGATGTCTGGGCCTACAACGGAACCGTGCCCGGTTCGCTCGTGCGCCTCCGCCAGGGAAAGCCCGTTCGCCTTCTGGTCGAAAACCGTCTTGACCAGGAGACGACGGTTCACTGGCACGGCATCAGGCTTTCCAATACCATGGACGGGGTGCCGGGATTGACGCAATCGCCGATCAAGCCGGGGGAGAGCTTCGTCTACGAATTCACCCCGCCAGACGCGGGAACCTTCTGGTATCACCCGCACGCCAACAGCCTGGAACAGCTCGGCCGTGGTCTCGCCGGAGCCGTGATAGTCGAGGAGCGCGAGCCCGTCGCCGTCGATCGTGATCTTCTCTGGCTGTTTTCAGACTGGCGATTGACCGACGAGGGCCGGATCGCCTCGGGCTTCGGCAACCGGATGGAAGCGGCGATGTCCGGCCGCGTCGGCAACACGGTAACGCTCAACGGCCGGGTTTCGGAGGCGGAGCCCTTCCGGGCTGGCGAGCGCGTCCGCCTGCGCCTCGTCAACGCATCGCTCGCCCGGATCATGGCGTTGCGTTTCCCAGGACATCGGCCGGTTGTCATCGCGATTGACGGCCAGCCCTGCGACCCGCACGAGCCAGCGGCAGGCCGAATCCTTCTCGGCCCGGCCATGCGGGTTGACCTCGTGTTCGATCTGCAGGGGGAACCCGGAGAGCGCTACGATGTGATCGACGACTTCTATAACGGCCTCTCCTATCGGGTGACGCAGCTTGCCTACGATCAGGGGACGGTGCGCCGGCACGCTCTCGACGCGTCCCTCGAATTGCCCCGCAATCCGCTTCCCGAGCCGGACCTCGCCTCCGCCGCGCGCCACACGCTGACCCTGCAGGGTGGGATGATGAGCATGGCCGGAATGTCAGGCATGAACGGGATGATGCGCGGCGGCATGATGGGCATGGGCCATGGCGCTGTCTGGGCGATGAACGGTCTGTCGATGACCGGCGACGGCCATGCAGGCATGGAGCCGGCACTTACATTCGAGCGGGGCCGCAGCGTGGTGCTGGTGCTGCGCAACGAGACCGCTTGGTGGCACCCGATGCATTTCCACGGGCACAGCCTGCGGGTGCTGAGCCGCAACGGCAAGCGCGTTCCGCATCGCCAGTGGCAGGACACGGTGCTGATGGCACCGAAGGACGTCATCGAAGTCGCCTTCGTCGCGGACAATCCCGGCGACTGGATGCTGCACTGCCATGTCATAGATCACCAGATGGCCGGCATGATGACCGTGCTCAGCGTCACCTGA
- a CDS encoding DUF411 domain-containing protein gives MSRTIRFASLAALIAFATPALADPLQATLYKNPQCGCCEGYAAYLRENGFAVEVKPTNDLLEISHKAGVPEGMEGCHTMFIDGYVIDGHVPVNVVRKLLKEKPPIAGITLPGMPMGSPGMVGTKAEKFVIYTVPKDGKAPEVYATE, from the coding sequence ATGAGCCGCACAATCCGCTTCGCGAGCCTCGCCGCTCTCATCGCCTTCGCCACGCCGGCGCTCGCTGATCCGCTGCAGGCGACGCTCTACAAGAACCCGCAATGCGGCTGCTGTGAGGGTTATGCCGCCTACCTCCGCGAAAACGGCTTCGCGGTCGAGGTGAAGCCGACCAACGACCTTCTCGAGATCAGCCACAAGGCGGGCGTTCCGGAAGGAATGGAGGGCTGCCACACGATGTTCATCGACGGCTACGTGATCGACGGGCATGTCCCGGTGAACGTCGTCCGCAAGCTTCTCAAGGAGAAGCCGCCGATCGCCGGTATCACCTTACCGGGAATGCCGATGGGCTCGCCGGGCATGGTCGGCACCAAGGCCGAGAAATTCGTGATCTACACCGTGCCCAAGGACGGCAAAGCACCGGAGGTTTACGCGACGGAATGA
- a CDS encoding TlpA family protein disulfide reductase: MSKPDIDIGRPSKAFVPRRRLLLLMAVVGFVGLAGILTLRAPAGPALESPPKSFVLNDAPKPVPEVQFTDGEGRPRTLADFRGKIVLLNVWATWCLPCRKEMPTLDRLDAALGGHDFEVVALSIDRQGAEAVKTFYAEVGVQRLAVYVDTSGQALSALAALGLPTTILIDAEGRELGRLMGPAEWDAPDMVAFLKSIIEREGERTAVPENKEDAL, from the coding sequence ATGAGTAAGCCGGACATCGACATAGGACGCCCATCCAAAGCGTTCGTCCCGCGCCGCCGGCTGCTGCTTCTGATGGCGGTCGTGGGCTTCGTTGGGCTTGCGGGTATACTTACGCTCCGCGCCCCCGCAGGCCCTGCGCTTGAGTCTCCCCCGAAGAGCTTTGTGCTGAACGATGCCCCGAAGCCCGTCCCAGAAGTCCAGTTCACCGATGGCGAAGGGCGGCCGCGTACGCTCGCGGATTTCCGCGGCAAGATCGTGCTGCTCAACGTCTGGGCAACCTGGTGTCTACCGTGCCGCAAGGAGATGCCAACCCTCGATCGGCTGGATGCCGCGCTCGGCGGTCACGACTTCGAGGTCGTCGCCCTCTCGATCGACCGACAGGGAGCGGAGGCAGTGAAGACGTTCTACGCGGAAGTCGGGGTGCAGCGTCTCGCCGTTTACGTCGACACTTCGGGCCAAGCGCTCTCCGCTCTCGCAGCGCTCGGATTGCCGACGACAATACTGATTGACGCGGAGGGGCGCGAGCTCGGCCGCCTGATGGGCCCAGCCGAATGGGACGCTCCAGACATGGTCGCTTTTCTAAAATCGATCATCGAACGGGAAGGGGAGCGCACGGCAGTACCCGAGAACAAGGAAGATGCGCTATGA
- a CDS encoding SCO family protein, whose protein sequence is MIAPASSGALRAVVSSTWPSILRVAMLAIAALLSAPAGAHSLEGVDQDLRAKEQYFQPIDSEAPGFTLQDANGRVVSLGDLRGKVVVLNFVYTNCPDVCPLHAERIAELQAMINQTPMKGMVEFVTITTDPKHDTGSVLKEYGEAHGLDPVNWAFLTSAPDKPEDTTRKIAEAYGLKFTEGEEGMQMHGIVTHVIDQDGRLRARFHGLKFEPVNLVVFVNALTNRTQKPHPHPQPSFWDKLKGSFPW, encoded by the coding sequence ATGATCGCTCCTGCTTCCAGCGGAGCCCTCCGGGCTGTCGTTTCTTCGACGTGGCCGAGTATCCTGCGAGTGGCAATGCTCGCAATCGCCGCGCTGTTGTCCGCACCTGCAGGAGCGCACTCGCTCGAGGGGGTAGACCAGGACCTTCGCGCCAAGGAACAGTATTTCCAGCCCATCGACAGCGAAGCGCCGGGTTTCACGCTGCAGGACGCCAACGGCCGCGTCGTCAGTCTTGGCGACCTCCGAGGCAAGGTCGTCGTGCTGAATTTCGTCTATACCAACTGCCCAGACGTCTGTCCGCTTCACGCGGAACGGATCGCCGAGCTTCAAGCGATGATTAACCAGACGCCGATGAAGGGGATGGTCGAATTCGTCACTATCACTACGGACCCGAAGCACGATACCGGCTCAGTTCTCAAGGAATATGGCGAAGCGCACGGTCTCGATCCTGTAAACTGGGCTTTCCTGACGTCCGCGCCGGACAAGCCGGAGGACACGACCCGCAAGATCGCCGAAGCCTATGGGCTCAAGTTCACCGAAGGCGAGGAGGGCATGCAGATGCACGGGATCGTCACCCACGTGATCGATCAGGACGGCCGCCTTCGGGCCCGCTTTCATGGGTTGAAGTTCGAACCCGTCAATCTTGTCGTCTTCGTCAATGCGCTGACAAACCGGACCCAGAAGCCGCATCCGCATCCGCAGCCGAGTTTCTGGGACAAGCTCAAGGGATCGTTCCCTTGGTAG
- a CDS encoding class I SAM-dependent methyltransferase — MGFYSDVILPKLCDLSMRNERLHPYRERVIGAAEGRVLEIGVGSGLNLPFYHPAVREILALEPAPSLLAMARRVPHPGMPVSFIEASAESIPLDDGSVDTVVTTWTLCTIPQATSALAEMRRVLKPEGKLLFVEHGLSPDRGVRWWQNRLTPVWRRISGGCHLNRPIRSMIEGEGFRIDRIETGYMPGPKPMTFMYEGSARPK, encoded by the coding sequence ATGGGTTTTTACAGCGACGTCATCCTTCCAAAGCTCTGTGATCTTTCCATGCGCAACGAGCGCCTGCACCCCTATCGCGAGCGTGTGATCGGCGCGGCGGAGGGGCGTGTCCTCGAGATCGGCGTCGGCTCCGGCCTGAACCTGCCGTTCTATCACCCGGCGGTGCGAGAAATTCTGGCGCTCGAGCCTGCCCCATCGCTGCTCGCGATGGCCCGCCGCGTTCCGCATCCGGGAATGCCTGTCAGCTTCATCGAGGCTTCAGCGGAGTCCATTCCGCTCGACGACGGGAGCGTCGATACGGTCGTGACGACATGGACCTTGTGCACGATCCCACAGGCCACCTCGGCGCTTGCGGAAATGCGTCGGGTGCTCAAACCAGAAGGCAAGCTGCTGTTCGTCGAGCACGGGCTATCGCCCGACCGCGGTGTACGGTGGTGGCAGAATCGGCTGACTCCGGTCTGGCGTCGCATCAGCGGCGGCTGTCATCTCAACCGCCCGATCCGGTCGATGATCGAAGGCGAGGGTTTCCGGATCGATCGTATCGAGACCGGCTACATGCCTGGACCGAAGCCGATGACGTTCATGTACGAAGGCAGTGCCCGGCCGAAGTGA